A window of the Deltaproteobacteria bacterium genome harbors these coding sequences:
- the dinB gene encoding DNA polymerase IV — MDAFFASVEQRENPSLIGQPLVVGGRSGRGVVAAASYEARTFGIRSAMSMREALSRCPDVHVVAPRHKFYSEVSREIFEVFRRYTPLVEGISLDEAFLDVTGSQKLFGTAVGIAQRIKAEITQETQLVASAGVAPSKLVAKIASDLDKPDGLVVVRPDEVRSFLAPLPIERMWGVGKVASAGLRGVGIETLGALSRAPLSVLSPVLGQNAANVQARARGEDNREVVTGSAPKSLGAESTFETDINEVALLRRYLLRHAREVARRLNHKDLDGRVVTLKIKYNDFKVRTLRRTLSNSVSDTDSIYEVVCELLNQVDLSVRPLRLIGLSVSDFVRSSQMTLFEAPQNDKRLKIQDLSDSIANRFGDAGLTRASLLGGLAKKTPPDKNR, encoded by the coding sequence ATGGATGCCTTTTTCGCATCTGTAGAACAACGTGAAAACCCCAGCTTGATAGGCCAGCCTTTGGTGGTTGGAGGGCGCAGTGGGCGCGGAGTTGTGGCCGCCGCTTCTTACGAAGCGCGCACCTTTGGGATTCGTTCTGCGATGTCGATGCGGGAGGCTCTCTCTCGTTGCCCAGATGTTCATGTGGTGGCGCCGCGTCACAAATTTTACTCGGAAGTGAGCAGGGAAATCTTTGAAGTCTTTCGAAGGTACACGCCTTTGGTTGAAGGTATCTCTTTAGACGAAGCTTTTTTAGATGTTACAGGCAGTCAGAAGCTATTTGGGACAGCTGTGGGCATTGCCCAGAGGATAAAAGCAGAAATCACTCAAGAGACTCAGCTTGTGGCCAGTGCGGGTGTTGCCCCATCAAAGCTCGTTGCAAAAATTGCCAGTGATTTAGACAAACCCGATGGGTTGGTTGTCGTTAGACCTGACGAAGTACGCAGCTTTTTGGCACCCTTGCCCATTGAACGAATGTGGGGTGTCGGCAAAGTGGCCAGCGCAGGACTAAGGGGCGTCGGGATTGAAACATTAGGAGCTTTGTCACGGGCACCCTTATCGGTTTTGTCGCCAGTGTTGGGCCAAAATGCAGCAAATGTTCAAGCCCGTGCTCGAGGAGAAGACAACCGCGAAGTGGTGACAGGCTCAGCGCCGAAATCTCTGGGAGCAGAGTCTACATTTGAGACGGATATCAACGAGGTGGCCCTGCTTCGGCGGTATTTATTGCGTCATGCCCGAGAGGTAGCCCGCAGGCTAAATCATAAGGATTTAGATGGCCGCGTGGTCACTTTAAAGATTAAGTATAACGATTTTAAAGTTCGAACACTGCGCCGAACCCTTTCGAACTCTGTGAGTGATACCGACAGCATCTACGAAGTTGTATGTGAGCTTCTGAATCAGGTTGATCTGAGCGTACGACCGCTTCGGTTGATAGGGCTTAGTGTGAGCGACTTTGTGAGAAGTTCGCAGATGACTCTTTTTGAGGCGCCGCAAAATGATAAGCGACTGAAAATTCAAGATCTGAGTGATAGTATTGCGAACCGGTTCGGGGATGCAGGGCTTACCCGCGCGTCGCTCCTAGGCGGTTTGGCTAAAAAAACACCGCCAGATAAGAATCGGTGA
- a CDS encoding YajQ family cyclic di-GMP-binding protein: protein MAAKESFDITTGCDLQEVDNAVNQTLKELGQRFDFKKVKYTLEFSRGEEKVVLTADDEYKLDAIWDVLQTKFIRRGVPIKNMERSEPQKAGGMTMRQEVTLQQGIPTDTAKKIVKFLKDKKLKKIQSQIQKDQVRVTSGSRDSLQEVISILKAEDFDVELEFGNFRSN from the coding sequence ATGGCTGCCAAGGAATCATTCGATATCACAACGGGTTGTGATCTTCAGGAAGTGGATAACGCTGTAAACCAGACTCTTAAGGAGTTGGGGCAACGTTTTGATTTCAAAAAAGTGAAGTACACTTTGGAGTTTAGCCGAGGCGAAGAAAAAGTCGTTCTTACGGCCGACGATGAATACAAGCTCGACGCGATTTGGGATGTGTTGCAGACTAAGTTTATTCGGCGCGGTGTGCCGATCAAAAACATGGAACGCAGTGAGCCTCAAAAAGCCGGTGGCATGACGATGCGTCAGGAAGTGACGCTCCAGCAGGGTATTCCCACGGATACGGCAAAAAAGATTGTTAAATTTCTTAAAGACAAGAAGCTTAAGAAAATCCAATCTCAAATTCAAAAAGACCAAGTACGCGTGACATCGGGTTCTCGGGACTCGTTGCAAGAGGTCATCAGTATTCTGAAGGCTGAGGACTTTGACGTCGAACTTGAGTTTGGGAATTTTCGCTCCAATTGA
- the argH gene encoding argininosuccinate lyase: MGETEQDKKDHLWGDGADAGMHPALAVISDSLRQDMPLADADLRGSAAYARALGRCGVLSEEDGEILGSTLDTMRDELHSGDWKPKGAEDIHTAIEAEVTRRLPELGGRLHTGRSRNDQVGTAFRLTVMDKIDLIVKALIGVQERLLAQAEVNLDILMPAYTHMQRAQPIRLSHWILSYFWPLERDIERFLQLRERCGVLPLGSGAVAGHPFNIDRQWLASELGFQAISENSIDAVGDRDFALEFVFLCSMVAIHLSRLCEELVIWSSAEFGYIKWRSDLATGSSLMPNKKNPDLPELVRGRSAQTLGEVVSMLTLLKGLPHSYQRDLQEDKQPVWRSAFIAHSNLVAIAAALEGIRFNGERMGEALTDDTFATEMADILVDRGIPFRSAYRVVSRIATAAREKECSIKQVAQEADPSLLEPLTLEDIEGLSALKSVERRTAAGGTAKSAVQEQMDEAWDIVELYKERLGIK; encoded by the coding sequence ATGGGTGAGACAGAACAAGACAAGAAAGATCATCTTTGGGGAGATGGCGCGGATGCGGGTATGCATCCAGCCCTCGCGGTGATTTCGGATTCTCTAAGACAAGATATGCCGTTGGCGGACGCTGATTTACGAGGAAGTGCGGCGTATGCTCGCGCCCTTGGGCGGTGTGGCGTGCTGAGTGAAGAAGATGGCGAGATTCTTGGGAGTACCTTGGATACGATGCGCGACGAGCTTCATTCTGGAGATTGGAAGCCAAAGGGTGCCGAAGATATTCACACTGCCATTGAGGCAGAAGTGACCCGGCGACTTCCTGAGCTCGGTGGCCGATTGCATACGGGCCGAAGCCGAAACGACCAGGTGGGCACGGCATTTCGCCTCACGGTCATGGATAAAATCGACTTGATTGTGAAGGCGCTCATTGGCGTTCAAGAACGCCTGCTCGCACAAGCTGAAGTGAACCTGGATATTTTGATGCCAGCTTACACGCACATGCAGCGGGCACAGCCGATTCGTTTGTCGCACTGGATTTTGAGCTATTTTTGGCCGCTCGAGCGAGACATTGAACGGTTCTTACAACTGCGCGAGCGTTGCGGCGTGTTGCCGTTGGGCAGCGGGGCGGTGGCAGGGCACCCTTTTAATATCGATAGGCAATGGTTGGCTTCAGAGCTTGGTTTTCAGGCCATCAGTGAAAATAGCATTGATGCCGTTGGTGACCGTGATTTCGCGCTTGAATTTGTATTCCTGTGCTCGATGGTCGCGATACACCTCTCACGATTGTGTGAAGAGTTGGTCATTTGGAGCTCCGCTGAGTTTGGTTACATCAAGTGGCGCTCAGATTTGGCCACGGGCAGCAGTTTGATGCCGAACAAAAAGAACCCCGATCTTCCGGAATTGGTTCGCGGCCGCTCAGCCCAAACACTTGGTGAAGTCGTCTCTATGCTAACGTTGCTCAAGGGCTTGCCCCACAGCTACCAGCGTGATCTTCAAGAAGATAAGCAGCCGGTTTGGCGTTCAGCATTTATCGCACACAGCAACTTGGTTGCCATCGCGGCCGCGCTTGAAGGCATTCGCTTCAATGGGGAACGAATGGGTGAGGCGCTTACCGATGATACGTTTGCCACTGAAATGGCGGACATCTTAGTGGACCGAGGGATTCCTTTTCGAAGTGCTTACCGTGTGGTTTCGCGCATTGCGACGGCTGCCCGTGAAAAAGAGTGCTCGATTAAGCAAGTTGCTCAAGAAGCTGACCCTTCTCTCTTGGAACCTCTCACGCTCGAGGATATTGAGGGCCTCAGTGCACTTAAGTCGGTAGAGCGTAGAACTGCCGCTGGGGGTACCGCGAAGTCCGCTGTTCAAGAACAAATGGATGAAGCTTGGGACATTGTTGAATTGTATAAAGAGCGTCTAGGAATAAAATAG
- a CDS encoding MMPL family transporter yields the protein MENNNRHTWLQRFIELVLRRAGLVILIAMVLALSSTYWISQLEISTSRHNLVAHDNPYQLRMMNFIKEFGAPEMPIFVLSGGTESQRRNMVDALTKELEANPRFEGRTLGHMGPDELAEAILVQDLSQLTDLKLLVPAGENLESFISGGVPTYANAFESKLGSLAAALQIQMLSPFGPMISTKQIDRALSQVTTLAQMTDAYLAGDSPWASVTRDSDPEPNQSGLDSAQYLVGEDGEFHILVLFPTFEGDEIAEIQPVVEELRAIRDELEKDPSFQGVSAQLTGIPALSADEVGIIRGGLMRSGIATGIGIFALFWFFFRSFRQSVVAGLPMLLGIMFSLAFVRVAYGGLNLITSSFLSVLMGLGIDFPVHWLSRFNEFKRVGVPLKEAIQKSMARAGPAILTGAVTTALTFLSMATTEFTAFAELGVITAVGLVVMLAVTFCVAPAVLGLWGQRPQVHSTKLPGLTALTLWVEKAPRSIILGCVALALLGGLGLNQIRFNYRYFDFLPRGSESAEALLLLEKSPSFGPGFANIITPSIEDAREMKKKLLALPSVGSVHSASDALPPLEGQRIHFLEDIMKELDNKLPDFQSAGKTSLNSQELTLLVRTIQVHIQKIKDVLKVLGRDTQEANVALGATASIIKRLAVVGSGADGRLSDFSISLANVMHRAFSSAQKILERGHYQIMDLPPILRQRFVSKKNDALALYVYPSGNIWDREVASNFAKELETIDPNVSGFAITLHTHSQMIISGFKKVAMLAAFIILAILWWDFRNLQAIILTIIPVTTGWLWMLGIMSVFDIHFNAANVVVLPLVLGIGVDAGVHLVHRYKQSAQLRGGVAHLEDLLQGTGSAVVVASITTMVGFAGLMLSEHGAMFSLGLIMVIGILCCLLACLILLPAILVAFGLASTHTDDVEINEA from the coding sequence ATGGAAAACAACAACCGACACACATGGCTGCAGAGATTTATTGAGCTTGTCCTACGTAGAGCCGGACTTGTGATCCTAATAGCCATGGTTTTGGCCCTTTCGTCCACTTATTGGATCTCACAACTTGAGATCAGCACCTCTCGCCACAACCTCGTCGCCCATGACAACCCCTATCAGCTCAGAATGATGAACTTTATCAAGGAGTTCGGGGCACCTGAAATGCCTATTTTCGTTCTCAGCGGCGGTACGGAATCCCAGCGACGCAATATGGTTGATGCTCTAACCAAGGAATTAGAAGCCAATCCACGTTTTGAGGGCCGTACTTTGGGGCATATGGGTCCCGATGAACTCGCCGAAGCCATCTTGGTCCAAGATCTCAGCCAGCTCACAGATTTAAAGCTTTTGGTGCCAGCGGGTGAGAATCTCGAGAGTTTTATCAGCGGTGGAGTCCCGACCTACGCGAACGCATTTGAGTCCAAGCTCGGAAGTCTCGCTGCCGCCCTGCAAATTCAAATGCTTTCGCCTTTCGGTCCGATGATTTCCACCAAGCAAATCGACCGGGCTCTGAGTCAGGTGACCACGCTTGCCCAAATGACCGATGCTTATTTGGCAGGCGACAGTCCTTGGGCTTCGGTGACGCGCGACAGTGACCCAGAGCCGAATCAATCCGGACTCGACTCAGCCCAGTATCTCGTCGGCGAAGACGGCGAATTTCATATTCTCGTCCTTTTCCCTACTTTCGAAGGTGATGAGATTGCGGAAATTCAGCCCGTAGTGGAAGAGCTAAGAGCTATCCGCGACGAGCTTGAAAAAGATCCCAGCTTCCAAGGCGTCAGTGCTCAACTAACCGGGATCCCAGCTTTGTCCGCGGATGAGGTTGGTATTATCCGCGGCGGGCTGATGCGCTCTGGTATTGCAACGGGTATTGGTATCTTCGCTTTATTCTGGTTCTTCTTTCGCTCATTTCGTCAATCCGTCGTCGCTGGTTTGCCTATGCTTCTTGGCATTATGTTTTCACTGGCTTTCGTCCGCGTGGCCTACGGCGGTCTCAACCTGATTACATCTTCCTTTTTATCCGTACTCATGGGACTCGGCATCGATTTTCCGGTTCATTGGTTATCGCGCTTTAACGAGTTCAAGCGCGTTGGGGTTCCGCTCAAAGAGGCCATTCAAAAAAGTATGGCACGAGCAGGCCCCGCTATTTTAACCGGCGCCGTTACCACCGCTCTTACGTTTTTAAGTATGGCCACCACCGAATTCACCGCATTTGCCGAGCTTGGAGTCATTACAGCTGTTGGGCTTGTGGTCATGCTGGCTGTGACTTTTTGCGTCGCACCCGCTGTGCTCGGGCTATGGGGACAACGTCCACAAGTCCATTCCACAAAGCTGCCTGGGCTCACTGCGCTAACCCTCTGGGTAGAGAAAGCCCCACGGTCTATTATTCTTGGTTGCGTGGCGCTGGCCCTGCTTGGCGGATTGGGTCTCAATCAGATTCGCTTCAATTATCGTTATTTTGATTTTCTGCCGCGTGGCTCCGAGAGCGCCGAGGCACTGCTGCTTCTGGAAAAAAGCCCAAGCTTTGGACCCGGTTTCGCAAACATCATCACCCCGAGTATTGAAGATGCTCGCGAGATGAAAAAGAAATTACTGGCTCTTCCAAGTGTGGGTTCCGTCCACAGTGCCAGTGATGCCTTGCCGCCACTTGAGGGCCAGCGAATACATTTTCTTGAAGACATCATGAAAGAGCTCGACAACAAACTTCCCGATTTCCAATCAGCCGGGAAAACATCTCTTAATTCGCAAGAACTGACACTTCTTGTCAGAACCATTCAAGTTCATATTCAGAAAATTAAGGATGTCCTCAAAGTATTGGGGCGCGACACTCAAGAAGCCAACGTTGCTCTTGGAGCGACCGCTTCAATCATCAAACGTCTAGCAGTCGTGGGCTCAGGTGCAGACGGCAGATTGAGTGATTTCTCTATCTCTTTGGCCAATGTAATGCATCGTGCCTTCTCTTCGGCTCAAAAGATTCTCGAGCGTGGCCATTATCAAATCATGGATTTACCGCCTATTTTACGGCAGCGGTTCGTATCTAAGAAAAACGATGCCCTCGCACTTTACGTTTACCCTTCCGGTAATATCTGGGATCGAGAAGTAGCCTCCAACTTCGCTAAAGAGCTTGAAACCATCGACCCGAATGTTTCTGGCTTCGCCATCACCCTCCACACACACAGCCAAATGATTATCAGTGGATTCAAAAAGGTCGCCATGCTGGCCGCCTTCATCATCTTGGCGATTTTGTGGTGGGACTTTCGTAATTTACAAGCAATCATACTGACCATCATTCCGGTGACGACCGGCTGGCTCTGGATGCTTGGCATCATGAGCGTTTTTGACATTCATTTTAATGCGGCCAATGTGGTGGTGCTGCCCCTGGTTCTTGGCATCGGAGTCGATGCCGGTGTTCACCTGGTGCATCGCTATAAACAAAGCGCGCAGCTACGCGGCGGCGTCGCTCACCTTGAGGACCTTCTTCAAGGGACTGGCAGCGCGGTGGTCGTGGCTTCGATCACAACGATGGTTGGTTTTGCAGGCCTCATGCTCTCAGAACACGGTGCGATGTTTAGCCTTGGTCTGATTATGGTTATCGGGATTCTATGCTGCCTCTTGGCTTGCCTCATCTTATTGCCGGCAATTTTGGTAGCATTTGGTTTGGCCAGCACCCATACGGATGACGTTGAAATCAACGAGGCGTAA
- the clpB gene encoding ATP-dependent chaperone ClpB yields the protein MNPDKMTHKASEALQDAQRVAIENGQQAVESWHLLLVLTEQPDGVVRPILDKIGVDVATFGAELKAQVARLPKVQGGHTYMGGSLSALLTQGQAHTDRLQDDYLSTEHLLLAASGEQAPSASILRRHGITTDSILQALEAVRGSHRVTDQSPENRYQALSRYGRDLTEWARRGKTDPVIGRDEEIRRVLQVLSRRTKNNPVLIGEPGVGKTAIVEGLARRMVDGDVPMGMRNKQLISLDLGALVAGAKYRGEFEDRLKAVLKEVTESDGEVILFIDELHTLVGAGAGEGAMDASNMLKPALARGELHCIGATTLDEYRKHIEKDAALERRFSPVLVQPPSVEDAVSILRGLKERYEIHHGVRIQDSAIVAAATLSNRYITDRFLPDKAIDLMDEAASLLRIQIDSLPAELDTLRRKIVQLGIERQALLKEKDEPSRLRLEKIESELGELRGEEGEMESRWQTEMKKLKRGQVVKEDLEKLKQAQLSAERDGDLNRAAELKFGRIPELERELEALSAAEEEEEDRLLHEEVKDEDIAAIVARWTGIPISRMLESEVEKLLRMEENLACRVIGQGSALTAVSHAIRRSRSGLGEPNRPIGSFLFMGPTGVGKTETARALAEFLFDDEQAMVRIDMSEYMEKHSVSRLIGAPPGYVGYDEGGQLTEAVRRRPYSVVLLDEVEKAHSDVFNILLQLLDDGRLTDSQGRTVDFRNVVVIMTSNVGSDAIQQFAGRDEDKMREMAQAALREQFRPEFINRIDDIVIFHALTHDEIDRILDLQLVILGKRLESRGLTLELTDAAREALLAEGFDPMFGARPLKRAVQNHVQNNMATALLAGRFYPGDTVIVDFVDGEFTCDKTGGASQADPMVH from the coding sequence ATGAACCCGGACAAGATGACGCATAAAGCCTCAGAGGCGTTGCAAGATGCGCAGCGGGTTGCCATTGAAAATGGTCAACAGGCCGTTGAGTCGTGGCATCTCTTGCTGGTTTTAACCGAGCAGCCAGACGGGGTTGTGCGTCCTATCTTGGATAAAATAGGGGTTGATGTTGCAACCTTTGGCGCGGAGCTTAAGGCTCAGGTGGCGCGGTTACCAAAAGTTCAAGGGGGTCACACTTATATGGGTGGTTCACTTTCGGCTCTCTTAACCCAAGGCCAAGCCCATACAGACCGTTTGCAAGATGACTATTTATCTACGGAGCACCTGCTCTTGGCGGCATCCGGTGAGCAGGCTCCGAGCGCTTCGATTTTGCGACGTCATGGAATCACGACCGATAGTATTTTACAGGCGCTGGAGGCAGTAAGAGGAAGCCACCGGGTCACGGACCAAAGTCCCGAAAATAGGTATCAGGCTCTTTCGCGTTACGGCAGAGATCTTACGGAGTGGGCGCGCCGGGGCAAAACAGACCCGGTCATTGGCCGAGATGAAGAGATTCGCCGAGTGCTTCAGGTGTTGAGCCGAAGGACGAAAAACAATCCGGTTTTGATTGGTGAGCCGGGTGTGGGCAAGACGGCCATTGTTGAAGGTCTCGCGCGGCGTATGGTCGACGGCGATGTTCCGATGGGGATGCGTAACAAGCAATTGATCTCTCTGGATTTGGGCGCGTTGGTCGCCGGGGCGAAATACCGAGGCGAGTTTGAAGACCGGCTCAAAGCGGTGTTGAAAGAAGTAACCGAGAGCGATGGGGAGGTCATTTTATTTATTGATGAACTCCATACCTTGGTCGGTGCAGGCGCAGGTGAGGGCGCAATGGATGCATCAAACATGCTTAAGCCAGCTTTGGCCAGAGGCGAGCTACATTGTATTGGTGCTACCACGCTTGACGAATACCGCAAGCATATCGAAAAAGATGCAGCTTTGGAGCGGCGCTTTTCGCCCGTATTGGTCCAACCACCGAGTGTAGAAGATGCGGTATCGATTCTTCGTGGATTAAAAGAGCGTTATGAAATTCACCATGGCGTACGCATTCAAGATTCGGCAATCGTCGCCGCCGCTACGTTAAGCAACCGGTATATCACCGACAGATTTTTACCGGATAAGGCCATCGACTTAATGGATGAAGCGGCCAGTTTGCTGAGGATTCAAATTGATTCATTGCCCGCTGAGCTCGACACCTTAAGGCGAAAGATTGTTCAGCTTGGTATTGAGCGTCAGGCCCTGCTTAAGGAAAAAGACGAGCCAAGCCGTTTGCGCTTGGAAAAAATCGAATCGGAGCTTGGCGAACTGCGCGGTGAAGAAGGCGAAATGGAGTCTCGGTGGCAGACTGAGATGAAGAAGCTCAAGCGTGGCCAAGTGGTCAAAGAAGATCTGGAGAAGCTTAAGCAAGCCCAGCTCTCGGCCGAGCGTGACGGTGATTTAAACCGCGCGGCCGAGCTTAAATTTGGTCGTATTCCTGAGCTAGAAAGAGAGCTTGAGGCTTTGTCGGCGGCAGAGGAAGAAGAAGAAGACCGCCTGCTTCATGAAGAAGTCAAAGACGAGGATATTGCGGCCATTGTAGCGAGGTGGACGGGCATTCCTATATCGCGCATGCTCGAGAGCGAAGTGGAAAAGCTTTTACGGATGGAAGAAAATCTGGCCTGCCGAGTCATCGGGCAGGGCTCAGCCTTAACGGCAGTCTCTCATGCAATTCGCCGGAGCCGTTCTGGCTTGGGAGAACCCAACCGGCCCATCGGCAGCTTTTTGTTTATGGGACCAACTGGGGTGGGCAAAACAGAGACGGCACGGGCATTGGCTGAATTTTTGTTTGACGACGAGCAGGCTATGGTTCGGATCGACATGAGCGAGTACATGGAGAAGCATTCGGTCTCGCGGCTGATTGGGGCGCCTCCTGGCTACGTGGGTTACGATGAAGGGGGTCAGCTGACGGAAGCTGTTCGCAGGCGACCTTACTCAGTGGTTCTTTTAGACGAAGTTGAGAAGGCGCATTCTGATGTTTTTAATATCTTACTGCAGCTTCTAGACGACGGCCGCTTAACCGACAGCCAAGGACGAACGGTTGATTTTCGAAATGTAGTTGTCATCATGACATCCAACGTTGGTTCAGATGCGATTCAGCAATTTGCCGGGCGCGATGAAGATAAAATGCGGGAAATGGCGCAGGCTGCTTTGAGAGAGCAATTCAGGCCTGAATTTATCAACCGAATTGATGATATCGTTATTTTTCATGCACTTACGCACGATGAGATCGATCGAATCTTAGATTTGCAGTTGGTCATTTTAGGCAAGCGTCTGGAAAGCCGAGGGCTGACTCTAGAGCTCACGGATGCTGCGAGGGAAGCACTTTTGGCCGAGGGCTTTGATCCCATGTTTGGTGCCCGTCCATTGAAACGGGCGGTTCAAAACCATGTTCAAAACAACATGGCAACGGCACTTCTGGCGGGTAGATTTTACCCCGGGGACACGGTCATCGTCGATTTCGTGGATGGTGAGTTCACCTGTGACAAAACTGGGGGTGCTTCACAAGCCGACCCGATGGTTCATTAA
- a CDS encoding ferredoxin reductase, with product MTSLPQISNSPSHWYRNLGREFSRAMVNNSELGSYIEPLVQHFKPYWSTNGHRAQVIELLDESPEVFSIILKPSPGWPGFHAGQFVEISVNQNGRRLSRCFSISSSPSTYEREGTIRLTVRIQEQGRVTPRLRQTLQAGDFIGLSMAKGEFILAAEPRPRLLIAGGSGITPFRSMLGQISQSAESHNTTLMYYSGQEGSHLFEQELKALSRANPHINVQLIATQEHGRFNAEHLADYCPGFASSDIYICGPTGMIQSAKRVCVESGASAEQIHFEYFGAAPIEHTAIEAAGFVAFNKSGQSVSSEGDQPKSILSLAEQSGLNPQSGCKMGLCGQCQCTKTSGVVYNTKTGLHSDTGRESIKLCISVPVGDVAVDL from the coding sequence ATGACATCCCTCCCCCAAATATCGAACTCCCCAAGCCATTGGTACCGCAACTTAGGTCGCGAATTTTCACGTGCCATGGTGAACAACTCTGAACTCGGTTCATACATTGAGCCACTTGTTCAACACTTTAAACCCTACTGGAGCACCAACGGGCACCGGGCACAGGTGATTGAATTACTCGATGAAAGCCCTGAAGTTTTCTCAATCATTCTTAAGCCGTCCCCTGGCTGGCCAGGCTTTCACGCCGGGCAATTCGTTGAGATCTCAGTCAACCAAAACGGGCGCCGTCTAAGCCGCTGCTTTAGTATCAGTTCTTCGCCCTCAACTTATGAGCGAGAAGGGACCATCAGGCTGACGGTCCGTATTCAAGAGCAAGGCCGCGTCACTCCCCGTCTTCGCCAAACTCTTCAAGCTGGTGACTTTATCGGTTTATCCATGGCCAAAGGTGAATTTATACTCGCAGCAGAGCCAAGGCCGCGGCTGCTTATTGCTGGAGGGAGTGGCATCACCCCATTTAGAAGCATGCTGGGCCAAATTTCGCAATCCGCGGAGTCTCACAACACAACACTGATGTACTACAGCGGGCAAGAAGGTTCTCACCTCTTTGAACAAGAGTTAAAAGCCTTAAGCCGGGCCAATCCTCATATCAACGTCCAGCTCATTGCAACCCAAGAGCATGGCCGATTCAATGCTGAACATTTGGCCGATTACTGCCCAGGATTCGCAAGCTCGGACATCTACATATGTGGGCCCACCGGAATGATTCAATCCGCGAAAAGAGTTTGTGTCGAATCCGGAGCAAGCGCAGAGCAAATTCATTTTGAGTATTTCGGCGCGGCGCCCATAGAGCATACGGCAATAGAAGCCGCAGGATTCGTAGCGTTCAACAAATCTGGCCAATCCGTTTCCAGTGAGGGCGACCAACCCAAGTCTATTCTTAGCTTAGCAGAGCAAAGCGGCTTAAACCCGCAGTCCGGCTGTAAAATGGGGCTCTGCGGGCAATGCCAATGCACGAAAACAAGCGGTGTTGTTTACAACACCAAAACCGGCCTTCACTCCGATACCGGAAGAGAGAGCATCAAGCTCTGTATCTCGGTTCCAGTGGGTGATGTGGCTGTTGACCTTTAA
- a CDS encoding acyl-CoA desaturase, with the protein MKKPNAETLDLLGKDLDKIRNEAMSKVGQEDADYIRKIVNIQRGCEVGGRVCLMFGLNPIFWTAGVGLLSLSKILDNMEIGHNILHGQYDWMNDPHLNSKTYEWDIVCDSESWARTHNYEHHTYTNILGKDRDYGYGLLRLTHKEKWSPLHLFQFIHYLVLSAVFEWGVALHELRLDEVISGKTKFREKIPFIKSLARKSGRQIFKDYIFFPILAGPALLPVLAGNFAANIIRNLWTSTIIFCGHFPDEVEVFTEEESLNESQGHWYYRQILGSANFDGSDLLHLLSGHLSLQVEHHLFPNVPAHRYKEMAPQVEAVAKKYGIPYNKKPFWTQYKTVVKRILRHSIPEFGKLRPAIKTAV; encoded by the coding sequence ATGAAAAAACCAAATGCAGAAACTCTCGACTTACTGGGCAAAGACTTGGATAAGATTCGAAACGAAGCCATGAGTAAAGTTGGGCAAGAAGACGCCGACTACATTCGCAAAATAGTAAATATTCAACGAGGCTGTGAAGTTGGCGGCCGCGTATGCTTGATGTTCGGTCTTAATCCAATTTTTTGGACGGCCGGCGTTGGACTTTTAAGTCTTTCCAAGATTCTCGATAACATGGAAATCGGTCACAACATTCTCCACGGCCAGTACGACTGGATGAACGACCCTCACTTGAACTCAAAAACCTATGAATGGGATATCGTTTGCGACAGTGAATCATGGGCGAGAACTCACAATTACGAGCACCACACCTATACCAATATCCTCGGTAAGGACCGGGACTACGGCTACGGACTTTTAAGGCTTACCCACAAGGAAAAATGGAGTCCGCTCCACTTGTTTCAGTTCATCCACTACCTGGTGCTATCCGCGGTCTTTGAATGGGGCGTTGCATTACACGAGCTTCGGTTGGATGAAGTCATTTCAGGGAAAACCAAATTTCGTGAAAAAATTCCCTTTATCAAGTCCCTCGCTCGAAAATCAGGGCGCCAGATTTTTAAAGATTATATCTTTTTCCCAATACTCGCGGGCCCGGCTTTACTGCCTGTTCTTGCTGGTAACTTCGCGGCGAATATCATTCGAAACCTGTGGACTTCGACCATCATCTTTTGTGGACATTTCCCCGACGAGGTGGAGGTCTTCACGGAAGAGGAATCACTCAATGAGAGCCAAGGACACTGGTATTACCGCCAGATTCTAGGATCTGCCAACTTCGATGGTTCAGACCTTTTACACCTTCTCAGCGGGCATCTAAGTCTTCAGGTCGAGCACCACCTCTTCCCGAATGTTCCAGCCCATCGCTACAAAGAGATGGCCCCTCAAGTAGAGGCTGTGGCCAAGAAATACGGCATCCCCTACAACAAAAAGCCGTTTTGGACGCAATACAAGACCGTGGTGAAGCGTATTCTTCGCCACTCAATTCCTGAGTTTGGAAAGCTGAGACCAGCCATCAAGACGGCCGTTTAA